In Mixophyes fleayi isolate aMixFle1 chromosome 4, aMixFle1.hap1, whole genome shotgun sequence, the following proteins share a genomic window:
- the DRD1 gene encoding D(1A) dopamine receptor, with protein sequence MTLNITSMDGEMLFAEKDSSFRILTGCFLSVLILSTLLGNTLVCAAVIRFRHLRSKVTNFFVISLAVSDLLVAMLVMPWKAIAEIAGFWPFGSFCNIWVAFDIMCSTASILNLCVISVDRYWAISSPFRYERKMTPKVAFIMISVAWTLSVLISFIPVQLNWHKAKTTSFFDLNTTLQGSTMDNCDSSLNRTYAISSSLISFYIPVAIMIVTYTRIYRIAAKQIRRISALERAAVHAKNCQNSTGNGSSIDCQQPESSLKTSFKRETKVLKTLSVIMGVFVCCWLPFFILNCMVPFCDPSVSISDAEPFCISSTTFDIFVWFGWANSSLNPIIYAFNADFRKAFSTLLGCYRLCPSSNNAIETVSINNNGAAVYSCQQEPKGSIPNECNLVYLIPHAIICPEEEVLKKEEESGFSKSLDKISPAFSGILDYDAEVSLEKINPITQNGQSKT encoded by the coding sequence ATGACTTTAAATATCACCAGTATGGATGGAGAAATGTTATTTGCAGAAAAGGATTCATCCTTCCGCATCCTAACAGGCTGTTTCCTTTCTGTTCTAATACTTTCAACTCTTTTAGGAAACACTTTGGTCTGTGCAGCTGTCATCAGATTTCGCCATctgaggtcaaaggtcacaaacTTTTTTGTGATCTCCTTAGCCGTGTCTGACCTTCTGGTTGCAATGTTGGTCATGCCTTGGAAAGCTATTGCAGAGATTGCTGGCTTCTGGCCCTTTGGTTCATTCTGTAATATATGGGTTGCATTTGATATAATGTGCTCAACAGCATCCATCTTGAACCTTTGTGTCATCAGCGTTGATAGGTACTGGGCCATTTCCAGCCCATTTAGATATGAAAGGAAAATGACCCCGAAAGTAGCCTTCATAATGATAAGTGTAGCATGGACCTTATCAGTCCTGATATCTTTCATTCCGGTGCAGCTTAATTGGCATAAAGCAAAAACAACCAGTTTTTTTGACCTAAACACTACCTTGCAAGGCAGCACAATGGACAATTGTGACTCCAGCCTAAACAGGACATACGCAATTTCTTCATCACTGATTAGTTTCTATATACCAGTGGCCATTATGATTGTAACCTATACACGGATATACAGGATAGCCGCTAAACAAATACGGCGTATCTCAGCTCTGGAAAGGGCAGCTGTGCATGCCAAGAACTGCCAAAACAGCACAGGCAATGGAAGTAGCATTGATTGCCAGCAACCTGAAAGCTCTTTGAAGACCTCATTTAAGAGAGAAACAAAAGTTCTGAAGACATTGTCGGTGATTATGGGGGTTTTTGTATGCTGCTGGTTGCCCTTTTTCATATTGAACTGTATGGTGCCATTTTGTGATCCGAGTGTTTCGATAAGTGATGCAGAACCGTTCTGCATCAGTTCCACCACATTTGACATTTTTGTGTGGTTTGGGTGGGCAAATTCTTCATTGAATCCCATCATATATGCTTTCAATGCTGATTTCCGCAAGGCTTTCTCAACGCTACTGGGCTGCTACAGACTCTGCCCTTCATCTAACAATGCTATTGAAACAGTCAGCATAAACAATAATGGGGCAGCGGTCTATTCATGTCAGCAGGAACCCAAAGGTTCAATTCCAAATGAGTGTAATTTAGTTTACCTGATCCCACATGCTATTATCTGCCCCGAAGAGGAGGTCttgaaaaaagaagaggaaagcGGTTTCTCTAAAAGTTTGGACAAAATATCTCCTGCATTCTCTGGGATATTAGATTATGATGCAGAAGTCTCACTAGAAAAGATAAATCCTATCACACAAAATGGGCAGTCAAAAACCTAA